From one Candidatus Nanoarchaeia archaeon genomic stretch:
- a CDS encoding type II toxin-antitoxin system PemK/MazF family toxin — MLKSGDVVLADIQFTDTFEIKKRPALVLFEEFGNVVVAGITSNTGMKGVSVTKKEGAIKDSIIKLNYIFTISHAMIEKTLFSLSTGKKKEVFDALVGRLDALR, encoded by the coding sequence GTGCTTAAATCAGGCGATGTGGTTCTTGCAGATATCCAATTTACCGATACCTTTGAGATAAAGAAACGGCCTGCCCTTGTTCTGTTTGAAGAATTTGGCAACGTCGTTGTTGCCGGAATCACGAGCAACACTGGAATGAAAGGCGTTTCTGTAACGAAGAAAGAGGGAGCGATAAAAGACAGCATCATAAAACTCAATTATATTTTTACTATTTCTCATGCAATGATTGAAAAGACGCTGTTTTCTTTATCAACAGGCAAGAAGAAAGAAGTGTTTGATGCACTGGTTGGAAGACTTGATGCATTGCGATGA
- a CDS encoding HD domain-containing protein gives MSLLKQIRAEQSVKTFFQNEWDDEKHWIHCQCVVDACLGMIKNTDLDPVVFILAGWLHDLGKIIDKENHHKESIKFVTKFINQYPEYKDYLSLIEDCIINHRSEGVPASVYAHIFQLADKVAVSNHDWIEYKKKKR, from the coding sequence ATGTCCCTATTAAAACAGATTAGAGCAGAGCAAAGTGTCAAAACATTCTTTCAAAATGAGTGGGATGATGAAAAGCATTGGATACACTGCCAATGTGTTGTTGATGCTTGTTTAGGTATGATCAAAAACACTGATTTAGATCCTGTAGTTTTTATACTGGCTGGCTGGTTACATGATCTGGGTAAGATTATCGATAAAGAAAATCATCATAAAGAAAGTATAAAATTTGTGACGAAGTTTATTAATCAATATCCCGAGTATAAAGATTATTTAAGTTTAATAGAGGACTGTATTATAAATCATAGAAGTGAAGGCGTTCCCGCAAGTGTATATGCACACATTTTCCAATTAGCAGATAAAGTTGCAGTATCTAATCATGATTGGATAGAATACAAAAAGAAAAAAAGATAA